The sequence CACCTGATCGGAAAGGGCTTCCGGTTTTTTAAATGTCTTTCCCATTATATTGCTCTCCTGATTATTATGAGTTATGTATTTAATCCTGTGACCGCTTCGATGACCTCTTCAGGGGTGGGAATGTCCCCCCCGCATTTTCCATACCATGACACAGGCACTTTCCCCTGAACAGACATACGAACGTCTTCCACCATCTGGCCCATGCTCATTTCAACGCTGATCACCGCCTTGCATCCGCCCTGTTGCGCCGCTTCCCTGACTGCCGTTTCCGGAAAGGGGAACAGCGTCTGCGGCCGGATCATGCCGATTTCGATCCCGTCTTCTTTTAATTGATCGATGGCGGTTTTACAGACCCTGCTCATGGTGCCGTAGCTGACAATCAACACCCTGTAGTCCGAGTCGGTATTATACTCTTCGTACCTGATCTCTTCTTTTTTCATCCGTTCATATTTGGCTCTGAGGATCAGGTTGTTCCGGTTCAGCTCTTCCGGATCCAAAAACAAAGATTTAACCAGGTTACGCTGATTACTCTTGCGAGTATCCATGCCGTTGGTGGCCCACTCATCTTTATTGGTCGGCTCAACCTTGAGGTGATCCACGAATTCAACCGGTTCCATCATCTGGCCGATTAAACCATCCCCTAAAATGATCACCGGGTTACGGTACTTTTCCGCTAGGGGGAATGCCATCATCACCATTTCAACCGCTTCCTGAACACTGGCAGGCGCCATTACCAGTAACCGGCAGTCCCCATGTCCGATCCCACGGGTTGCCTGAAGGTAATCGGCCTGCGACGGAAGGATGCCCCCCAGTCCC is a genomic window of Thermodesulfobacteriota bacterium containing:
- the vorB gene encoding 3-methyl-2-oxobutanoate dehydrogenase subunit VorB, whose protein sequence is MSKVLMKGNEAIGEAAIRAGCLNYFAYPITPQSEVAEYLSRRMPEVGGHFLQGESEVAVSYMIFGAAAAGERIFTTSSSPGISLMSEGISYIAAAQCPAVFVNIMRGGPGLGGILPSQADYLQATRGIGHGDCRLLVMAPASVQEAVEMVMMAFPLAEKYRNPVIILGDGLIGQMMEPVEFVDHLKVEPTNKDEWATNGMDTRKSNQRNLVKSLFLDPEELNRNNLILRAKYERMKKEEIRYEEYNTDSDYRVLIVSYGTMSRVCKTAIDQLKEDGIEIGMIRPQTLFPFPETAVREAAQQGGCKAVISVEMSMGQMVEDVRMSVQGKVPVSWYGKCGGDIPTPEEVIEAVTGLNT